The following proteins come from a genomic window of Clostridia bacterium:
- a CDS encoding FAD-dependent oxidoreductase — MQEKQRIVVIGGVAAGPKAAARARRLLPEAEITVIDKGSLISYGSCGLPLLLQGMVAGLAPLTSTAYGMKRDVNYFRNEKRINFLVRTLAEDIDPVNKEVSLFDLENNKTFKINYDQLVLATGAKPVIPPIPGVNLEGVIVLHHPDDALLVREKLKQGAHRIVVIGGGLIGIEVAAALAGAKRRVVLVEKENQLLPGLLDPEMASFVSREMEMNRVEVRTGETVLGIEAGSAGEKCVILSQERLEADLVILACGVRPNVALAQGAGLAIGPTGAIQVNEYLSTSDPHIYAAGDCVENRHLLSGKPVYVPLASTANKQGRVVGSNLAGLRETFPGIMGTGVFQVFELNGGKTGLTEKEAMELGYSVITSFTAGVDAAHYHPLHGNGIIKLIACAETHKLLGAQGVGPGEVIKRLDVLSTAMQLGATLDQIAALDLGYAPPFATPIDLGLHAVNTLRNKCQGILKGVDVKEFQSLLENDPHVLILDVRTPGEAADRVLAVEQKLHIPLYELHQRLAEVPKDKKIITFCELGTRAYEAQRILLGAGFTDVLSLEGGVYALPKEMLVSD; from the coding sequence GTGCAGGAAAAACAGAGAATAGTTGTGATCGGCGGAGTAGCCGCCGGGCCAAAAGCGGCAGCCAGGGCCAGGCGTTTGTTGCCTGAGGCCGAGATTACGGTGATTGACAAGGGGAGTCTTATTTCTTACGGCAGCTGCGGGTTGCCCCTCCTGCTGCAAGGGATGGTAGCCGGGTTGGCCCCCTTGACTTCGACTGCTTACGGCATGAAAAGAGATGTCAACTATTTTCGCAATGAAAAGAGAATTAATTTCCTGGTGCGCACTTTAGCTGAGGACATTGACCCGGTGAACAAGGAAGTTTCCCTCTTTGATTTGGAAAACAATAAGACCTTTAAAATAAACTATGACCAGCTGGTGCTGGCCACCGGCGCGAAACCGGTGATCCCGCCGATCCCGGGGGTGAACTTGGAAGGGGTTATCGTGCTGCACCACCCCGATGATGCCCTGCTGGTACGGGAAAAGCTGAAGCAGGGTGCCCACCGGATCGTAGTGATTGGCGGCGGCCTGATTGGTATTGAGGTAGCTGCGGCCCTGGCCGGTGCCAAGCGGCGTGTGGTGCTGGTTGAAAAAGAGAACCAGCTGTTGCCGGGCCTCTTGGACCCGGAAATGGCGTCTTTTGTCAGCCGGGAAATGGAGATGAACCGGGTGGAAGTCCGTACCGGTGAAACCGTGTTAGGCATTGAGGCAGGCTCGGCAGGTGAGAAGTGTGTGATCTTATCCCAGGAGCGGCTGGAGGCCGATTTAGTCATCCTGGCCTGCGGTGTGAGGCCTAACGTGGCACTGGCCCAAGGGGCAGGTCTAGCTATAGGTCCGACGGGAGCCATTCAAGTGAATGAGTACCTCAGCACCAGTGATCCGCATATCTACGCTGCAGGGGATTGTGTGGAAAACAGGCACTTGCTCAGCGGGAAGCCGGTGTACGTTCCTCTGGCTTCCACCGCCAACAAGCAAGGCCGGGTAGTCGGCAGTAATTTGGCCGGGCTCCGAGAAACTTTCCCGGGCATTATGGGAACCGGTGTTTTCCAGGTGTTTGAATTAAACGGCGGCAAGACAGGTTTAACGGAAAAGGAAGCCATGGAACTGGGATACTCAGTCATCACCAGTTTCACCGCCGGGGTGGATGCGGCTCATTATCACCCGCTGCACGGCAACGGTATCATCAAACTCATTGCCTGTGCGGAGACCCACAAGCTTTTGGGAGCGCAAGGGGTGGGTCCCGGCGAGGTCATCAAGAGACTGGATGTCTTGAGTACCGCCATGCAGTTAGGCGCCACCCTGGACCAAATTGCCGCTTTGGACTTGGGATACGCGCCTCCTTTTGCGACGCCCATTGATCTGGGCCTGCATGCCGTCAATACGCTGCGGAATAAATGCCAAGGGATTTTAAAAGGGGTTGACGTTAAAGAATTCCAGTCCCTGCTGGAGAACGACCCCCATGTCCTGATTTTAGACGTCCGCACCCCCGGTGAAGCGGCAGACCGGGTGCTGGCAGTGGAACAAAAGCTGCACATACCACTTTATGAGTTGCATCAAAGGTTGGCGGAAGTGCCAAAGGATAAGAAGATCATTACCTTCTGCGAGTTAGGGACCAGGGCTTACGAAGCTCAACGCATCCTCCTGGGGGCGGGCTTCACCGATGTCTTATCCCTCGAAGGAGGAGTGTACGCATTGCCAAAGGAGATGCTGGTATCAGATTAA
- the nrfD gene encoding polysulfide reductase NrfD, with translation MIDKAFKGSPKYWAWIITLLVLIGVGFGCYLVQLNQGLGITGMSRDVSWGLYIAQLTFLVGIAASAVTVVLPYYLHHNKSFGPITIFGEFLAIAAVLMCLLFVIVDLGKPARLFNMIFHPTPNSILFWDMVVLNGYLLLNLIIGWNVLEAERGGVPPAKWVKTLIYISIPWAVSIHTVTAFLYAGLPGRGYWLTALMGARFLASAFASGPALLILLIFVIKKFSRVDVAKEGLQKLAVIMTYALTISLFFIGLEFFTAFYSQVPGHMHSLVYLFAGLEGHAGLVPFMWTFVVLAVMALILLLNPATRKNESTLKLACAATFVAMFLEKGLGLVVAGFIPNPFGHVVEYFPTWPEIMITVGIWALGLLVLTLLYKIAVGVKEEVEF, from the coding sequence ATGATTGACAAGGCCTTTAAAGGAAGTCCTAAATACTGGGCTTGGATTATAACCTTGCTGGTGCTGATCGGTGTGGGTTTTGGGTGTTACCTGGTGCAGCTGAATCAAGGTCTCGGCATCACCGGCATGAGCAGGGATGTGTCCTGGGGACTGTATATAGCCCAGCTCACCTTCCTCGTAGGTATCGCTGCTTCAGCGGTCACCGTGGTGCTGCCGTATTACTTGCATCACAACAAATCCTTTGGACCGATTACCATCTTCGGTGAATTCTTGGCCATTGCCGCGGTGTTGATGTGCCTGCTGTTTGTGATCGTGGATTTGGGGAAACCGGCCCGGTTGTTCAATATGATTTTCCACCCGACGCCGAACTCCATCTTGTTCTGGGACATGGTGGTTTTAAACGGGTATCTCCTGCTGAACCTGATCATCGGCTGGAATGTCCTGGAAGCTGAGCGAGGCGGGGTGCCGCCGGCCAAATGGGTAAAAACTTTAATCTACATTTCCATTCCCTGGGCCGTCAGCATCCACACCGTCACCGCATTCCTCTATGCCGGGCTGCCCGGGAGAGGATACTGGTTGACGGCCCTAATGGGGGCGCGGTTCTTAGCGTCGGCCTTTGCCTCGGGCCCGGCCCTGTTGATACTTCTCATCTTCGTGATCAAAAAGTTCAGCCGGGTGGATGTGGCTAAAGAGGGGCTGCAGAAATTAGCCGTCATTATGACTTATGCTCTGACCATCAGCTTGTTCTTTATCGGTCTGGAATTTTTCACGGCCTTTTACAGTCAGGTACCGGGACACATGCACAGCTTGGTGTACCTGTTTGCCGGGCTGGAGGGGCATGCCGGGTTAGTACCCTTCATGTGGACCTTTGTGGTTTTGGCAGTAATGGCTTTAATCCTGCTCTTGAATCCGGCGACGCGAAAGAATGAAAGCACTTTGAAGCTAGCCTGCGCGGCGACTTTTGTGGCCATGTTTTTAGAAAAGGGACTGGGCTTGGTAGTAGCCGGTTTTATCCCCAATCCCTTTGGTCACGTGGTGGAATACTTCCCCACCTGGCCCGAGATCATGATTACCGTCGGGATCTGGGCATTGGGGCTGCTGGTACTGACCTTGCTGTATAAGATTGCCGTGGGCGTTAAAGAGGAAGTGGAATTTTAA
- a CDS encoding cobyrinate a,c-diamide synthase — protein sequence MTQAMRIPRLVIAAPHGQSGKTTVTLGLLGALTAKGIKVQPFKKGPDFIDPSWLSVMARNTCRNLDCYLMDDETLLGSFITASRGADIAIVEGNMGLYDGLDREGSGSTAQLAKKLRAPVILVIDCRRMTRSAAAMVMGFQHFDPEVNIAGVILNHVARSRHRKMLEDCIRDYCGLPVLGVVPKNSGIRIPNRHLGLIPASENEELARLFQTATGLIMENMDLDAIMALANGAPPLTMDDGLPPVEEGSPSVTIGVVRDQVFSFYYPENLEALVQAGARLEFINSLHDEGLPDVDALLIGGGFPEEYGQALNMNKSFMESVREKAEAGLPIYAECGGMTFLGRSICVDGVRYPMVGLLPFDGVKEEKPVGHGYTLLEVAQPNPLVSLGTVVRGHEFFHTRMVNLELPPGTGLVYRVRRGHGIDGQHDGLLYKNVFASYNHLHALGAKEWAANFVTLARWYKNKKTAQGDVPIYRLDFSRDLK from the coding sequence ATGACACAAGCGATGAGAATTCCGCGTCTAGTGATAGCTGCTCCGCATGGCCAGTCGGGAAAGACCACAGTTACATTAGGGCTGCTCGGTGCTTTAACGGCGAAAGGGATTAAAGTCCAGCCTTTCAAAAAGGGTCCCGATTTTATCGATCCCAGCTGGCTGTCGGTAATGGCCCGGAATACGTGCCGTAACTTAGACTGCTACCTGATGGATGATGAGACCCTGCTCGGGAGCTTCATTACAGCGAGCCGAGGCGCTGATATTGCCATCGTGGAAGGAAACATGGGGTTGTACGACGGTTTGGACCGGGAAGGCAGCGGCAGTACGGCCCAGCTGGCGAAAAAGCTCCGGGCACCGGTGATCCTGGTGATTGATTGCCGCCGGATGACCAGGAGTGCCGCGGCCATGGTGATGGGATTCCAGCACTTTGACCCGGAGGTCAATATTGCCGGCGTCATCTTGAACCATGTGGCCAGGAGCAGGCATCGCAAGATGTTGGAGGATTGTATCCGGGACTACTGCGGTTTACCGGTCTTAGGGGTAGTCCCAAAGAACAGCGGCATTCGCATCCCGAACCGGCACCTGGGCTTGATACCTGCATCGGAAAATGAAGAGTTGGCCAGGCTGTTCCAGACAGCTACAGGACTGATCATGGAGAATATGGATTTAGACGCTATCATGGCTCTGGCCAACGGCGCTCCTCCCTTAACAATGGATGACGGCCTGCCGCCCGTGGAGGAAGGATCTCCTTCGGTGACTATCGGTGTTGTAAGAGACCAGGTGTTTTCCTTCTATTACCCGGAAAACCTGGAAGCATTAGTTCAGGCGGGAGCAAGACTGGAGTTTATCAACAGCTTGCATGATGAAGGGTTGCCCGATGTTGACGCCCTGCTGATTGGTGGAGGGTTTCCGGAGGAGTATGGCCAGGCGTTGAACATGAATAAGAGCTTCATGGAGTCTGTCAGGGAGAAAGCTGAGGCGGGTCTCCCCATTTATGCGGAATGCGGCGGCATGACTTTTCTGGGCCGGAGTATTTGCGTCGATGGTGTCCGGTATCCCATGGTAGGTCTTTTGCCTTTTGACGGTGTGAAGGAAGAAAAGCCCGTGGGTCACGGCTATACCTTGTTAGAAGTGGCACAGCCCAACCCGCTGGTTTCCCTAGGGACGGTCGTCAGGGGGCATGAGTTCTTTCACACACGCATGGTAAATCTGGAGCTGCCTCCCGGAACCGGATTGGTTTATCGCGTCCGCCGCGGCCATGGCATTGACGGGCAGCATGACGGGTTACTTTATAAGAACGTGTTCGCTTCTTACAATCATCTCCATGCTTTAGGGGCGAAAGAATGGGCCGCCAATTTTGTGACCTTGGCTCGCTGGTACAAAAATAAGAAAACAGCCCAGGGTGATGTTCCTATTTACCGGCTGGATTTCTCGAGGGATCTTAAATAG
- the dsrJ gene encoding sulfate reduction electron transfer complex DsrMKJOP subunit DsrJ — protein sequence MYNGGRVLAGLAVFFVIATLPFWLGFGAQAEAPELDLNTPRILQMPEQKCVLPVETMRSQHMELLKDWRDWAIRDGRREYQAWDGTVYPVSLQNTCLDCHSNKADFCDRCHDYSNVEPDCWTCHLEPEEVGL from the coding sequence ATGTATAACGGCGGAAGGGTGTTGGCTGGACTAGCGGTGTTTTTTGTCATCGCCACCCTGCCTTTTTGGCTGGGATTTGGCGCCCAAGCCGAGGCTCCTGAGCTGGATCTGAATACTCCCCGCATCTTGCAGATGCCGGAGCAAAAATGCGTGTTGCCGGTAGAAACCATGCGCAGTCAACATATGGAGCTTTTAAAGGATTGGCGGGACTGGGCCATTCGAGACGGCCGGCGCGAGTACCAGGCCTGGGATGGCACCGTTTACCCGGTGAGTTTGCAAAACACCTGTTTAGATTGCCATTCCAATAAAGCTGATTTTTGTGACCGGTGTCATGATTACAGCAACGTGGAGCCTGATTGCTGGACTTGCCACCTGGAGCCGGAGGAGGTGGGATTATGA
- a CDS encoding 4Fe-4S binding protein produces the protein MYLVNVDADKCSGCGECVDNCPNGVLELDDGVAVVTENECLGCESCVEVCTTGAVTVQEL, from the coding sequence ATGTATCTGGTAAACGTTGATGCTGACAAGTGCTCAGGTTGCGGTGAATGTGTTGATAACTGCCCGAACGGGGTATTGGAACTAGATGACGGGGTAGCTGTCGTAACGGAAAACGAATGCCTGGGCTGTGAGTCCTGCGTGGAAGTCTGCACCACCGGTGCAGTTACAGTGCAAGAATTATAA
- a CDS encoding 4Fe-4S dicluster domain-containing protein, which produces MRINRREFLKAGGATALVLGTLPLAQALADKEPVSSDRKAKWGLAIDVRKCWEKQQAGCRECIKACHYHHNVPEMDSAKNEIKWIWSAPFTAVFPELEGLKEESLLSSNVLALCNHCENAPCVRVCPTKATFQTPSGITVMDYHRCIGCRYCMAACPYGARSFNFTDPRPFIKEANPAFPTREKGVVEKCNLCDERIALGQRPICVEVCPHQALYFGNLNDPGSEVRQVLAGRFSLQRKAELGTKPKVYYLV; this is translated from the coding sequence ATGAGAATAAACCGGCGTGAGTTCTTAAAAGCCGGCGGGGCCACGGCGCTGGTCCTGGGCACCTTGCCCCTGGCGCAAGCCTTGGCCGATAAAGAACCGGTTAGCTCAGACCGGAAAGCAAAGTGGGGTCTGGCCATCGATGTGCGCAAGTGCTGGGAAAAGCAGCAGGCCGGCTGCCGGGAATGCATCAAAGCGTGTCATTACCATCACAATGTGCCTGAGATGGATAGCGCCAAAAATGAGATAAAGTGGATCTGGTCAGCTCCTTTCACGGCTGTGTTTCCGGAACTGGAGGGGCTCAAGGAAGAGAGTTTATTAAGCAGCAATGTTTTGGCCCTGTGCAACCATTGTGAGAATGCCCCTTGTGTGCGGGTGTGCCCGACCAAGGCTACCTTCCAGACGCCGTCGGGTATTACGGTGATGGATTACCATCGCTGCATCGGGTGCCGGTATTGCATGGCGGCTTGTCCTTACGGGGCGAGGAGCTTTAACTTCACCGATCCCAGGCCCTTTATCAAGGAGGCTAATCCCGCATTCCCCACCAGGGAAAAAGGTGTGGTGGAAAAATGCAACTTGTGTGATGAGCGGATTGCCCTGGGGCAGCGGCCCATATGTGTGGAGGTTTGTCCCCACCAGGCCTTGTATTTTGGCAACTTGAATGATCCCGGTTCCGAAGTACGGCAAGTACTGGCCGGTCGTTTCAGCTTACAGCGGAAGGCGGAACTGGGCACGAAACCAAAGGTTTACTACCTGGTGTAA
- the dsrB gene encoding dissimilatory-type sulfite reductase subunit beta has translation MANVTGKTDIGPPDYRNFLPPVIKDNYGKWAYHEIVKPGVLKHVAESGDELYSVRVGSPRLVSIDWIRAICDIADRYCGGYLRFTSRHNVEFLVSDKGQLEPLLAELKEKGYPVGGTGNSMSNIVHTQGWIHCHTPATDASGIVKAVMDDLYEHFTHMDLPAKLRIALACCLNMCGAVHCSDIAILGVHRTPPRIDHENLAKTCEIPNVIAACPTAAIRPDPKNKSVKVNEERCMYCGNCYTMCPSMQILDPENDGIAILVGGKVSNARSTPSFSRLAIPYLPNNPPRWPEVVEAVRNIVEVWIKDARKGERVGEWIARIGWENFFKKTGIPFTDKHIDDFIFSVPTFRTTTQFRW, from the coding sequence ATGGCTAATGTGACTGGGAAAACCGATATCGGGCCTCCGGATTATAGAAATTTCCTTCCTCCGGTAATCAAGGATAACTACGGCAAGTGGGCATACCATGAAATCGTTAAGCCGGGGGTACTGAAGCACGTGGCGGAAAGCGGTGACGAGCTTTACAGCGTCAGAGTCGGCTCCCCCAGGCTGGTCAGTATCGACTGGATTAGAGCTATTTGTGACATTGCCGACCGCTACTGCGGCGGGTACCTGCGTTTCACCAGCCGTCATAACGTGGAGTTCCTGGTTTCCGACAAGGGCCAACTGGAACCGCTGCTGGCTGAGCTGAAAGAAAAAGGTTATCCGGTGGGCGGTACCGGCAACTCCATGAGCAACATTGTTCATACCCAGGGCTGGATTCACTGCCACACCCCGGCTACCGATGCTTCCGGAATCGTGAAGGCCGTCATGGATGACCTGTATGAACACTTCACCCATATGGACCTGCCGGCCAAGTTAAGAATCGCCTTGGCTTGCTGCTTGAACATGTGTGGTGCCGTGCACTGCTCCGACATCGCCATTTTAGGCGTACACCGGACACCGCCGCGGATTGACCATGAAAACCTGGCGAAAACCTGTGAGATCCCGAACGTCATCGCAGCTTGTCCCACCGCCGCCATTCGTCCGGACCCGAAGAACAAGAGTGTGAAGGTGAACGAGGAAAGATGCATGTACTGCGGCAACTGCTACACCATGTGCCCGTCCATGCAGATCCTGGATCCGGAAAACGACGGTATCGCCATTCTGGTGGGTGGAAAAGTCTCCAACGCCAGGTCCACACCGTCCTTCTCCAGGCTGGCCATTCCTTACCTCCCGAACAACCCGCCGCGCTGGCCTGAAGTGGTGGAAGCGGTCAGGAACATTGTGGAGGTTTGGATTAAGGATGCAAGGAAAGGCGAGCGCGTAGGTGAATGGATCGCCCGGATCGGCTGGGAGAACTTCTTCAAGAAGACCGGTATACCGTTTACGGATAAGCATATTGACGATTTCATCTTCTCAGTGCCGACCTTCCGTACCACGACCCAGTTCCGCTGGTAG
- the dsrA gene encoding dissimilatory-type sulfite reductase subunit alpha, which produces MSEKHKTPMLDELEKGPWPSFVSEIKKAAAKNESAADLLGLMERSYKDKTGHWKHGGIVGVRGYGGGVIGRYTNLPEEFPGVAEFHTIRVNQPSGWFYTTEALRTICDIWERRGSGLTNLHGSTGDMILLGTKTEELQPCFDELSANGWDLGGSGSDLRTPSTCVGPARCEFACFDNLDLCHDLTLTYQDEIHRPMWPYKFKIKIAGCPNDCVASIARSDLSIIGTWRDDLIINQEEVKKYANNGFNIREEVTDYCPTKALTYDESKQELVFKAEDCVRCMHCVNKMSKAIKIGKERGATILIGGKATIVQSAFLSWVIVPFMKMEPPYQELKDLLERIWEWWDEHGKMRERIGELIYRKGMGEFLRGVGLPPVPQMVYQPRANPYIFWRDEDFEDKK; this is translated from the coding sequence ATGTCTGAAAAGCATAAGACGCCTATGTTAGATGAATTGGAGAAAGGGCCGTGGCCAAGTTTCGTCTCTGAAATTAAGAAGGCGGCGGCCAAGAACGAATCAGCTGCCGACTTGCTGGGGCTGATGGAAAGGTCCTATAAAGACAAGACCGGGCACTGGAAACACGGCGGTATCGTTGGTGTAAGAGGTTACGGCGGCGGTGTCATCGGACGTTATACCAACCTGCCCGAGGAGTTCCCCGGCGTGGCGGAATTCCACACGATCCGGGTGAACCAGCCCAGCGGATGGTTCTATACCACGGAAGCTTTAAGAACCATTTGCGACATTTGGGAGCGTAGAGGCAGCGGCTTAACGAACCTCCACGGTTCCACCGGCGATATGATCCTGTTGGGTACCAAGACGGAAGAACTGCAGCCCTGCTTTGACGAGCTGAGTGCCAACGGCTGGGATTTGGGCGGTTCCGGATCCGATTTAAGAACCCCCAGTACCTGTGTCGGTCCCGCTCGCTGCGAGTTCGCTTGCTTTGACAACCTGGATCTCTGCCATGATTTGACCCTGACGTACCAGGATGAGATTCACCGCCCCATGTGGCCTTACAAGTTCAAAATCAAGATTGCAGGCTGTCCCAATGACTGTGTAGCTTCCATTGCCAGGTCCGACCTGTCCATTATCGGTACTTGGCGGGACGACTTAATCATTAACCAGGAAGAAGTGAAGAAATACGCCAACAACGGGTTCAACATTAGAGAAGAAGTAACTGATTACTGCCCGACGAAAGCTTTGACTTACGATGAAAGCAAGCAGGAACTGGTCTTCAAAGCCGAGGACTGCGTCCGGTGCATGCACTGTGTCAATAAGATGTCCAAAGCCATCAAGATTGGTAAAGAGAGAGGCGCCACCATCCTTATCGGGGGTAAAGCTACCATTGTCCAATCTGCTTTCCTGTCCTGGGTTATCGTGCCCTTCATGAAGATGGAGCCTCCCTACCAAGAACTGAAAGACCTCCTGGAGAGGATCTGGGAATGGTGGGATGAGCACGGCAAGATGCGGGAGCGGATTGGCGAGCTGATTTACCGTAAAGGCATGGGTGAGTTCCTGCGGGGTGTCGGACTGCCGCCCGTTCCGCAAATGGTTTACCAGCCCAGGGCCAACCCGTATATCTTCTGGCGGGATGAGGATTTTGAGGACAAGAAATAA
- the dsrM gene encoding sulfate reduction electron transfer complex DsrMKJOP subunit DsrM, whose product MALWTSLIVTIVLVLLPIAGVAAGGTFLFGVVIPYLAVAVFVVGFIYRIVRWASTPVPFNIVLTGGQQRSLDWVKDSKLDSPFTKAGVIGRMALEVLCFRSLFRNVKAELHDGKLVYRWEKWLWLFGLVFHWSFFIIIVRHLRYFTEPVPALVSGLDRLDGMFRFGYQAFYLTDVFIVLAITFLFLRRVVIPRVKYISLTADYFPLFLLGGIATTGILMKYVSKVDITAIKELALGLVTFHPVIPAGVDGIFFVHLFLASTLVAYFPFSKLMHMGGIFLSPTRNLANNCRAVRHINPWNYPVDVHTYEEYEEEFRDKMIAAGIPVEKG is encoded by the coding sequence ATGGCTCTTTGGACCTCGCTCATCGTTACTATCGTACTGGTTTTACTGCCAATCGCCGGGGTGGCAGCCGGGGGCACTTTCCTGTTCGGCGTCGTCATTCCCTACCTGGCCGTGGCGGTGTTTGTGGTCGGCTTTATCTACCGGATTGTCCGGTGGGCTTCTACTCCCGTTCCCTTTAACATTGTGTTGACGGGAGGGCAGCAGAGATCCCTGGACTGGGTCAAAGACAGTAAACTGGACAGCCCCTTTACTAAAGCGGGTGTGATTGGCCGGATGGCGCTGGAGGTGCTGTGTTTTCGCTCCCTCTTCAGGAATGTAAAGGCCGAGTTGCATGACGGGAAGCTGGTCTACCGGTGGGAAAAATGGCTCTGGCTGTTTGGTCTGGTTTTTCACTGGTCCTTCTTCATCATCATAGTACGTCATTTACGCTACTTCACGGAACCCGTACCGGCTTTAGTCAGTGGGTTGGACCGGTTGGATGGCATGTTCCGGTTCGGATACCAGGCCTTCTACTTAACCGATGTCTTCATTGTACTAGCCATCACTTTCCTTTTCCTGAGAAGAGTAGTGATCCCCCGGGTGAAGTACATCTCTTTAACGGCGGACTATTTCCCGCTGTTCCTGCTGGGAGGTATCGCCACCACGGGGATCCTGATGAAGTATGTGTCGAAGGTGGACATTACAGCGATTAAGGAACTGGCCCTGGGGTTGGTCACTTTCCACCCGGTGATACCGGCGGGTGTGGACGGTATATTCTTCGTGCACTTGTTCCTGGCCAGTACCCTGGTAGCCTATTTCCCCTTCAGCAAGTTGATGCACATGGGTGGCATTTTCTTAAGCCCTACCAGGAACCTAGCTAACAATTGCCGCGCCGTAAGGCACATCAACCCGTGGAATTACCCGGTGGATGTGCATACTTACGAGGAATATGAAGAGGAGTTTAGAGACAAGATGATTGCCGCCGGCATTCCGGTGGAAAAGGGGTGA
- a CDS encoding nitrate reductase gamma subunit yields the protein MFLFTGWISRGILNRRGIVDLVLEAFICLAVVGFIVLSLGKAFKYAKMPMHTRWELYPVPKEKGRGEYGGSYYEEHLWWQKPRETSFMGELVDMLKEMLFIKKLFDNQRPLWWLSYAMHLGIYLLIAWALLLFLGGLTVNSGVEVAAGNGIWPSLLFYLTCLCGGAGGVLVAFGSLSLFFKRLGDASLRIYSNPQDYFNLLFIFVVAVTGLVLWSGDPVFDGARQMAAALLRFEPLAMEGLVIWHVVLLGCLLIYIPVSKMSHYVGKYFSFHKVLWDNEPNLPDSAIMKAVEEGQKQKPSTTWSAPHIKPPSSQASGQ from the coding sequence ATGTTCCTATTTACCGGCTGGATTTCTCGAGGGATCTTAAATAGGAGGGGGATAGTTGACTTGGTATTGGAAGCTTTCATTTGCTTGGCTGTCGTAGGCTTCATTGTGCTTTCCTTGGGGAAGGCCTTCAAGTACGCCAAAATGCCCATGCACACCAGGTGGGAATTGTACCCGGTGCCGAAGGAAAAAGGCAGGGGTGAATACGGGGGTTCCTACTATGAAGAGCATCTCTGGTGGCAAAAACCCAGGGAGACATCTTTCATGGGCGAATTGGTGGATATGCTCAAGGAGATGCTCTTTATCAAAAAGCTGTTTGACAACCAGAGACCTCTCTGGTGGCTGTCTTATGCAATGCACCTCGGCATTTATTTGTTAATTGCTTGGGCCCTGTTGCTATTCCTAGGCGGGCTTACGGTCAATTCAGGGGTAGAGGTAGCCGCGGGCAATGGGATCTGGCCCAGTTTATTATTTTACCTCACGTGCCTGTGCGGCGGGGCCGGGGGTGTGCTTGTGGCTTTCGGTTCCCTGTCCTTATTCTTCAAGCGCTTGGGAGATGCCTCACTGCGCATTTATTCCAACCCGCAGGATTATTTTAACCTGTTGTTTATTTTCGTCGTGGCGGTTACCGGTTTAGTGTTGTGGTCCGGCGATCCGGTGTTTGACGGGGCCAGGCAAATGGCAGCGGCCCTCTTAAGATTTGAACCGCTGGCGATGGAAGGCCTGGTGATTTGGCATGTGGTGCTGTTGGGCTGCCTCTTGATTTACATTCCTGTTTCTAAAATGAGTCACTATGTAGGAAAGTACTTTTCCTTCCACAAGGTTCTGTGGGACAATGAACCAAACCTGCCCGATTCCGCCATCATGAAGGCTGTGGAAGAAGGGCAGAAACAGAAGCCAAGTACTACTTGGTCTGCGCCTCATATTAAGCCGCCGTCTAGTCAAGCTTCGGGGCAGTAG
- a CDS encoding TusE/DsrC/DsvC family sulfur relay protein — protein MPFIEYKGQQIEVDEDGFITDPSLWNEELAEFLAKTEGIEELTEEHWKVIRYLNDYYKQFGIAPMVRKLCKDTGFKLNQIYDLFPSGPAKGACKIAGLPKPTGCV, from the coding sequence TTGCCGTTCATTGAGTACAAAGGACAGCAGATTGAGGTAGACGAGGATGGTTTCATTACAGATCCGTCGTTGTGGAATGAGGAGCTGGCGGAGTTCTTAGCTAAGACCGAGGGTATCGAGGAACTGACGGAAGAACACTGGAAAGTGATCCGTTACCTGAACGATTATTACAAGCAGTTCGGCATTGCTCCGATGGTACGCAAGCTGTGCAAAGATACGGGGTTCAAACTCAATCAGATTTATGATTTGTTCCCCAGCGGACCTGCCAAGGGTGCTTGTAAAATCGCCGGCTTACCGAAGCCCACGGGATGCGTATAA